The proteins below come from a single bacterium genomic window:
- a CDS encoding ABC transporter ATP-binding protein — translation MIEIKNLRKSYGKFKAVDDLSFTVNSGEVCSFLGVNGAGKTTTLKMLAGILKPSSGQILLNQIDLAEEPRKAKSICGYIPDRPHLYSKLTGREYLYFVADLYKITGAAAEQRIDQLLAEYQLTKWEDTLVESYSHGMKQRLAICAALIHNPPILIVDEPMVGLDPHGAKLLKTLFRRYASEGMSMLISTHSINVAEEISDRIVIINAGQLVANGTVKEIKSLLANPNQSLEDVFIELTVEESIISEAL, via the coding sequence ATGATTGAAATTAAAAACTTGCGTAAGAGTTATGGCAAATTTAAAGCCGTAGACGATCTATCGTTCACTGTTAACAGTGGAGAAGTTTGTAGTTTTCTTGGAGTAAACGGTGCAGGGAAAACGACTACGCTTAAAATGCTTGCCGGAATTCTCAAGCCAAGTTCAGGTCAAATTCTACTAAATCAGATTGATCTCGCAGAAGAGCCGCGTAAAGCAAAATCAATCTGCGGATACATTCCCGACCGGCCGCATTTATATTCCAAGCTCACCGGCAGAGAGTATCTCTACTTTGTTGCTGACTTATACAAAATTACAGGTGCAGCCGCAGAGCAAAGAATCGATCAATTACTCGCGGAATATCAACTCACCAAATGGGAAGACACTTTAGTTGAGAGTTACTCGCACGGCATGAAACAGCGGCTGGCAATCTGTGCGGCATTAATTCATAACCCACCGATTCTGATTGTCGATGAACCGATGGTTGGGCTTGACCCGCATGGGGCGAAATTGCTGAAAACATTATTTCGACGTTATGCCAGTGAAGGCATGTCGATGTTAATTTCTACTCACTCAATTAACGTCGCGGAGGAAATTTCCGACCGCATTGTGATTATTAATGCAGGTCAACTTGTTGCCAACGGAACAGTGAAGGAAATTAAATCCCTCCTGGCAAACCCCAACCAATCACTAGAAGACGTCTTTATCGAATTAACGGTTGAAGAAAGCATTATTAGCGAGGCGCTCTGA
- the queF gene encoding NADPH-dependent 7-cyano-7-deazaguanine reductase QueF — translation MSTSPSKQLETFPNPQPGRDYKIEFSCPEFTCVCPKTGQPDFATIKINYTPDKLCVELKSLKLYLWSFRNEGHFHEAVTNLILDDLVAAVNPRKIEVIGDFYVRGGIHTVVTATYPSSR, via the coding sequence ATGTCTACCTCACCCTCAAAGCAACTGGAAACGTTTCCCAACCCACAACCTGGGCGTGACTACAAAATCGAGTTCTCATGCCCAGAGTTTACCTGCGTTTGCCCAAAAACTGGTCAACCAGATTTTGCGACAATTAAAATTAATTACACCCCAGATAAGCTTTGCGTAGAACTTAAATCTCTAAAACTTTACCTCTGGTCGTTTCGCAACGAAGGCCATTTCCATGAAGCTGTAACAAATTTAATCCTGGATGATTTAGTTGCAGCAGTTAATCCACGAAAAATTGAAGTGATCGGTGACTTTTATGTGCGTGGAGGAATTCACACGGTCGTAACTGCCACCTATCCAAGTAGCCGCTAA
- a CDS encoding zf-TFIIB domain-containing protein: MSNAWDDMRRAKEESHFDRKNRELLERLAARKAEDKPRLSPVTGKPMEQVHFGEVIVDRCNDSGGIWLDAGELELLINQAADKTNQETGWLNKFLGAVKK; encoded by the coding sequence ATGTCTAACGCTTGGGACGATATGCGCCGCGCCAAAGAAGAAAGTCACTTTGACAGAAAAAATCGTGAGCTACTGGAACGCCTGGCAGCCCGTAAAGCCGAAGATAAACCACGCTTAAGCCCAGTTACCGGCAAACCCATGGAACAAGTCCACTTCGGCGAAGTAATCGTCGACCGTTGCAACGACTCTGGCGGAATTTGGCTCGATGCTGGTGAACTAGAACTTTTAATCAATCAAGCCGCTGATAAAACTAACCAAGAAACTGGTTGGCTCAATAAATTTCTTGGGGCCGTGAAAAAATAA
- a CDS encoding Fic family protein, with amino-acid sequence MTRAGNYIKQLTGYQAFVPKPLPPDPPILLDDELVLLLSQASIALGKLAGLASIISDPDLFVYLYVRKEALLSSQIEGTQCSLEDVLSPADKMTPNHNIIEVSNYVRAMNQGLAQIKNIPVSTRLIKEMHAVLMTEARGSNKTPGQFRKSQNWIGRPGAILNTAEFVPPPFTEIDDHMSDLEKFIHSQNSMAPLIKAALIHAQFETIHPFLDGNGRLGRLLITYLLCYWRVLDRPLLYLSYYFKAYRTEYYAKLMDVRFKGDWEGWIKFFLKAVSESAEMAKTAALEIHHLHQSNREALQQSKPTAYTLQVFNEFCKAPIWTVQELLAQHNSSKPKIQRAIDHLIELGFLQETSGKQRNRKYAYASYLQILTRDTTTKIG; translated from the coding sequence ATGACTCGAGCCGGAAACTATATCAAGCAACTAACGGGATATCAGGCATTTGTTCCTAAACCATTGCCACCAGATCCACCCATTCTACTAGATGACGAACTTGTTTTGTTGTTATCACAAGCAAGCATTGCCTTAGGAAAACTAGCAGGACTAGCTTCTATAATTTCAGACCCAGATTTGTTTGTTTATCTATATGTACGCAAAGAAGCGCTTCTCAGCTCTCAAATTGAAGGCACTCAGTGTTCACTTGAGGATGTGCTTAGTCCTGCGGATAAGATGACTCCTAATCACAACATCATAGAAGTTTCCAACTACGTAAGGGCAATGAATCAAGGATTGGCCCAAATTAAAAACATCCCAGTCTCAACCAGGCTAATTAAAGAAATGCATGCAGTGTTGATGACGGAAGCTCGTGGTTCAAATAAGACACCAGGTCAGTTTAGAAAATCTCAAAACTGGATCGGACGGCCCGGAGCAATTTTAAATACCGCTGAGTTTGTCCCACCTCCTTTTACTGAGATTGATGATCATATGTCCGATCTCGAAAAATTCATACATTCTCAAAATTCAATGGCGCCACTAATCAAGGCTGCATTGATTCATGCGCAATTTGAAACTATCCATCCATTCCTCGATGGAAACGGCCGTTTAGGAAGACTACTCATCACCTATTTGCTCTGCTATTGGCGTGTACTAGACCGACCGCTTCTATATCTGAGTTACTATTTTAAAGCTTATCGTACTGAGTATTATGCAAAGTTAATGGATGTTCGATTTAAAGGGGACTGGGAAGGTTGGATAAAATTTTTCCTCAAAGCTGTCTCGGAATCCGCGGAAATGGCAAAGACAGCAGCACTTGAGATTCATCATCTGCACCAATCCAATCGCGAAGCATTGCAACAAAGTAAACCTACTGCATATACACTTCAAGTTTTTAACGAATTTTGCAAAGCACCAATCTGGACCGTGCAAGAGCTATTGGCGCAACACAACTCAAGTAAACCTAAGATTCAACGAGCGATCGATCACTTAATTGAATTAGGTTTTTTGCAAGAAACTAGTGGTAAGCAACGTAATCGTAAATACGCTTATGCAAGTTATTTGCAGATCCTCACACGTGATACGACAACGAAAATCGGCTAG
- a CDS encoding nucleotidyltransferase domain-containing protein, protein MTPDQYVESVLLKYTAPVGANSPSEIIGSTVAGPIRAWAGNQLNSLEYSGSYAKGTAIHGVSDADIFISLKADTTNSLKDLYEGVYSLAESQGWSPRRQNVSIGIIINGNRGDLVSGKVQSGYQNYHSLYLSKRDSWTQTNVANHIQIVSQSQRIKEIKAIKIWKALRQIDFPSLYLELFTINALNGHSRNAVATNVITVLRTIGSSLSSTRIVDPSNTNNILSDELTKAEKDRISALAALSAVERSWANIIW, encoded by the coding sequence ATGACACCCGATCAATACGTTGAATCAGTTTTATTAAAATATACTGCGCCGGTTGGAGCAAACTCACCATCGGAAATCATAGGTAGTACAGTTGCTGGCCCAATACGTGCGTGGGCGGGAAATCAGCTAAACTCACTTGAATACTCTGGTTCTTACGCTAAAGGAACAGCTATTCATGGCGTTTCTGATGCGGACATTTTTATCTCTCTCAAGGCAGACACGACTAACTCTCTTAAAGACCTATACGAGGGTGTGTATTCTTTAGCTGAATCGCAAGGTTGGTCTCCAAGAAGACAAAATGTTTCCATTGGAATTATCATTAATGGAAACCGAGGCGATCTCGTTTCCGGGAAAGTTCAGTCCGGCTATCAAAACTACCATAGTCTATATTTGTCCAAACGGGATTCTTGGACACAGACCAATGTTGCAAATCACATACAAATTGTTAGTCAATCTCAACGTATCAAAGAAATAAAAGCGATAAAAATTTGGAAAGCCTTACGACAAATTGATTTTCCATCACTTTATCTTGAACTTTTTACAATCAATGCTCTTAACGGGCATTCTCGAAATGCCGTAGCAACCAACGTCATAACAGTTTTGAGGACCATTGGATCTTCTCTGAGCTCTACAAGGATTGTTGATCCCTCTAATACCAATAATATTCTATCTGACGAACTGACTAAGGCTGAAAAAGACCGAATATCAGCCCTCGCTGCCTTGTCTGCTGTAGAGCGATCATGGGCAAATATAATATGGTGA
- a CDS encoding nitronate monooxygenase, with translation MNVISSLQVKLLQAPIGSCCTPELAASVSNNGGLGALAVTWQSPRQVREIIEATKKLTSLAFQANFVLCFPIEEQLRSAIESRVPVITFSWGMPSSTTTNDLLAARIPFGIQVLTETEARRAKELGASFLITQGIEAGGHVQGNLPIIQQIERLNLVDIGLPLVAAGGIGTPIDALKVLSSGADAVMVGTRFVASSESAAHDGYKNLLVQASSADTVLTECFSVGWPNAPHRVLRNPVLELWEQKLKLPERSGAFAPDGSPVALLSDMPPVRGVTGSIDNMCLYAGMGVSGVDRIASVSEIMEEFKCKLT, from the coding sequence ATGAATGTTATTAGTTCACTTCAAGTTAAATTACTTCAAGCGCCAATTGGTAGTTGCTGCACACCCGAGCTTGCAGCATCCGTCAGCAATAACGGTGGGCTAGGTGCACTTGCCGTAACCTGGCAGTCTCCCCGACAAGTCAGAGAGATCATAGAAGCAACCAAGAAACTAACCTCATTGGCATTCCAAGCTAACTTCGTTCTGTGCTTTCCAATTGAAGAGCAGCTTCGATCAGCCATTGAATCGCGAGTGCCCGTTATTACGTTTTCTTGGGGCATGCCATCTTCGACAACGACGAATGATTTGCTTGCTGCAAGGATTCCTTTTGGTATCCAAGTCTTAACGGAAACTGAAGCTAGACGGGCAAAAGAGCTTGGTGCTAGTTTTCTGATAACACAGGGGATCGAAGCTGGGGGCCATGTGCAAGGAAATTTACCGATTATCCAGCAAATTGAACGATTAAATTTAGTTGATATTGGTTTACCGCTAGTCGCTGCAGGTGGTATTGGAACTCCAATAGATGCCTTGAAAGTTCTTTCCTCAGGAGCAGATGCTGTAATGGTGGGTACACGTTTTGTCGCATCGAGTGAATCAGCTGCTCATGACGGCTATAAGAATTTACTGGTACAAGCTTCCAGTGCAGATACTGTTCTTACAGAGTGTTTTTCGGTTGGTTGGCCAAACGCCCCTCATCGAGTTTTACGCAATCCTGTGCTCGAATTATGGGAACAAAAGTTAAAATTGCCTGAACGGTCAGGAGCTTTTGCTCCTGACGGATCGCCGGTCGCACTGCTCTCGGATATGCCTCCAGTTCGCGGTGTGACCGGAAGTATTGATAATATGTGCTTGTATGCCGGAATGGGTGTAAGCGGTGTCGATCGCATAGCGAGCGTGTCCGAAATCATGGAAGAATTCAAGTGTAAATTGACGTAG
- a CDS encoding GTP-binding protein — protein MRKLPTTVLSGFLGAGKTTLLNHILSNRAGLKVAVIVNDMSEINIDAELVKSGTASLSRTEEKLVEMTNGCICCTLREDLMKEVSKLAAEGRFDYLLIESTGISEPMPVASSFVYDMGEGANLSEVSILDTMVTVVDAANFLTLYESQEDLVEAKLAVNDADDRTIVDLLTDQIEFANVIILNKCDLVDDYQLGKVEGIIKALNADAKVIHSRFGKVPLEEVLNTKLFDFEKASRAPGWAKELAGVHIPETEEYGISSFVYRARKPFHPERFNELTKTEWPGVLRSKGFFWLASRNDWAGIWSQAGGSCRAEPGGKWLAASPKEMWPPEVSEDSGYMKEWHPEFGDRRQEIVIIGIDMDKEELIASFDSCLLTDDEIKLGSSEWEKLKDTLPRWVMESDPD, from the coding sequence ATGAGAAAACTCCCCACAACGGTCTTATCAGGCTTCCTAGGAGCTGGAAAAACCACACTTTTAAACCATATTCTTAGTAACCGCGCAGGGCTAAAAGTCGCTGTGATCGTTAATGATATGAGCGAAATTAATATTGATGCAGAGCTTGTAAAAAGCGGCACGGCATCACTTAGTCGCACAGAAGAAAAGCTGGTAGAAATGACTAATGGGTGTATCTGCTGCACTCTTCGCGAAGATTTAATGAAAGAAGTTTCAAAGCTCGCTGCTGAAGGACGCTTTGATTATCTTCTTATCGAATCAACTGGAATCTCTGAGCCAATGCCAGTGGCATCAAGCTTTGTTTATGACATGGGAGAGGGCGCGAACTTATCTGAAGTTTCAATTCTTGATACCATGGTAACAGTTGTCGATGCTGCAAATTTTCTTACTTTGTACGAATCTCAAGAAGACTTAGTTGAAGCCAAACTTGCTGTGAATGATGCAGATGATAGAACGATCGTAGATCTTCTTACTGATCAGATCGAGTTTGCAAATGTCATAATTCTTAATAAGTGCGATCTTGTTGATGATTATCAACTCGGGAAAGTTGAAGGTATCATCAAAGCATTAAATGCAGATGCTAAAGTAATTCATAGCCGTTTTGGAAAAGTTCCCCTTGAAGAAGTTCTGAATACAAAGCTTTTCGATTTTGAAAAAGCATCACGAGCCCCAGGATGGGCAAAAGAGCTCGCAGGAGTACATATCCCAGAAACTGAAGAATATGGAATTTCAAGCTTTGTGTATCGAGCCCGAAAGCCTTTTCATCCGGAAAGATTTAATGAACTAACTAAAACTGAGTGGCCCGGAGTTCTGCGCTCAAAGGGATTTTTTTGGCTAGCTTCAAGAAATGATTGGGCTGGCATTTGGTCTCAAGCTGGAGGTTCATGTCGCGCAGAGCCTGGTGGTAAATGGCTGGCTGCTTCACCGAAAGAGATGTGGCCACCTGAAGTCTCCGAAGATAGTGGTTATATGAAAGAATGGCATCCTGAATTTGGTGATAGACGTCAAGAAATTGTTATTATTGGCATAGACATGGACAAAGAAGAACTTATAGCTTCTTTTGATAGCTGCCTTTTAACGGATGACGAAATAAAACTTGGTTCAAGTGAATGGGAGAAGCTAAAAGATACTTTGCCTCGTTGGGTTATGGAATCTGATCCTGATTAG
- a CDS encoding transcriptional repressor: protein MVKRDFPLMPQKRNTKQKELVWMTIQKAKKPLSVPELLESLLTIKSTVNKTTVYRILEQLVQEGKLSQFTSPDRVTHYELHSGHSGQHSHFVCESCGDVTCLPETKERSKVDVPKGFKVHFVQSIVLGTCRMCA, encoded by the coding sequence ATGGTCAAAAGAGACTTTCCCTTAATGCCCCAGAAGAGAAATACCAAACAAAAAGAACTTGTTTGGATGACTATTCAAAAAGCGAAAAAACCTCTTAGCGTACCAGAATTACTGGAAAGCTTATTGACTATAAAATCCACTGTGAACAAGACAACTGTTTACAGAATTCTCGAGCAGCTTGTTCAAGAGGGCAAGCTTTCCCAATTTACTAGCCCCGATAGAGTTACTCATTATGAATTACATTCAGGGCATTCAGGCCAGCATTCGCACTTTGTTTGTGAGAGTTGTGGAGATGTGACTTGCCTTCCAGAAACTAAGGAACGATCAAAAGTTGATGTCCCGAAAGGTTTTAAAGTTCATTTTGTTCAAAGCATCGTACTTGGAACTTGCAGAATGTGTGCATGA
- a CDS encoding GntR family transcriptional regulator, whose amino-acid sequence MIEHGQLDDSLKSKLRNKILAGNLRPGQRIKESEIAENFHVSRTPVRQALIALVTEGLVKRIPNVGFSVAQMSIEEVSAIYPIVWTLEALALDDAFELLHANHERLKISNERFRKQAKTPILAHHADRDFHQGIVEYSTNTRIKEILSEEKQKIERYERFYMEDIHGVQKSAKQHDEIIQHIRCGKKDSAKKALIKNWRSGMGIIIEKMNAIAKSR is encoded by the coding sequence ATGATCGAACACGGACAATTAGATGATTCTCTGAAATCAAAGCTCAGAAATAAAATACTTGCTGGCAACCTAAGGCCTGGTCAAAGAATTAAAGAAAGTGAAATTGCTGAAAACTTTCACGTAAGTAGGACGCCGGTACGACAAGCTCTTATTGCTCTTGTAACTGAGGGTCTCGTAAAACGAATTCCCAATGTAGGCTTTTCGGTGGCACAAATGAGCATTGAAGAAGTGAGCGCTATTTACCCAATCGTTTGGACTTTGGAAGCATTAGCGCTTGATGATGCCTTTGAGCTTTTGCATGCAAATCACGAACGATTGAAAATATCGAATGAGCGATTTCGCAAACAAGCCAAAACGCCAATTTTAGCTCATCATGCTGATCGAGATTTTCATCAAGGAATAGTTGAGTATTCGACGAATACAAGAATCAAAGAGATTCTAAGTGAAGAGAAGCAAAAAATAGAGAGGTATGAAAGGTTTTATATGGAAGATATCCATGGCGTTCAGAAGTCAGCTAAACAGCATGACGAAATCATTCAACATATAAGATGTGGCAAAAAAGATTCTGCTAAAAAGGCTCTTATAAAAAATTGGCGGTCAGGGATGGGAATCATTATCGAGAAAATGAATGCGATAGCAAAGTCAAGATAA
- a CDS encoding D-aminoacyl-tRNA deacylase — protein sequence MPTPLTDRTIEGKPVYSRVLDSGSELVFAETTSVASYQYKDIAPEINDYFAEVELVSVVNWHQGTNAPENIFCAHSTADVQSGVYGPTSSRKLSALLRALEVSRKQSNLADWKTLAEASHWSGTMVGRPAEELLTIKPPVIDLEIGSSPSSWSNPEAHKVVIDSLANIHRSCTSDPTIVFCGGIHFEPSLSESLLINQAAFNVGLILPNQWLVSGGYDQPESIERLELAVQSLCEPVSGFCYHDNLKGSYKAVIRQAAERLKLPSFNHRKLRDPAFLAELRLNTEVK from the coding sequence ATGCCTACGCCGCTCACCGATAGAACGATTGAAGGAAAACCAGTTTACTCGCGCGTATTGGACTCAGGCAGCGAACTGGTTTTTGCAGAAACAACGTCTGTAGCTAGTTATCAGTACAAGGACATCGCGCCGGAAATCAATGATTACTTTGCCGAGGTTGAGCTTGTTTCAGTTGTAAACTGGCATCAAGGAACAAACGCTCCGGAGAATATATTCTGTGCACATTCTACAGCTGATGTACAGTCGGGAGTATACGGGCCTACTTCGTCAAGAAAGTTATCAGCGCTACTGCGCGCTCTTGAGGTCTCTCGTAAGCAAAGTAATCTAGCTGATTGGAAAACACTTGCAGAAGCTAGCCATTGGTCTGGGACTATGGTCGGGCGTCCAGCTGAAGAGCTATTAACTATAAAGCCACCAGTAATAGATTTAGAAATCGGATCTTCCCCGTCAAGTTGGTCGAATCCTGAAGCTCACAAAGTAGTTATTGATTCTCTGGCGAATATTCATCGCTCTTGCACATCAGATCCGACAATTGTGTTTTGTGGAGGAATTCACTTTGAACCATCACTCTCAGAATCTTTACTCATCAATCAAGCTGCATTTAATGTTGGTTTAATACTGCCTAATCAATGGCTTGTTTCAGGAGGATATGATCAACCTGAATCGATTGAGAGATTGGAACTAGCAGTGCAGTCATTATGCGAACCAGTGAGTGGGTTCTGTTATCATGATAATTTAAAAGGGAGTTATAAGGCAGTTATTCGTCAGGCTGCTGAACGATTAAAATTACCATCTTTCAATCATCGCAAACTAAGAGACCCTGCGTTTCTGGCTGAACTCAGACTAAATACAGAGGTTAAATGA
- the kbl gene encoding glycine C-acetyltransferase gives MYSENTKEHFGKILEEIKQAGFYKEERVIETPQSPTIKVNGKEVLNFCANNYLGLADNQSLIKAAQAGLERWGLGMASVRFICGTQTIHKELEQKIAKFHNADDTILYAACFDANGGVFEPLLGEEDAVISDELNHASIIDGIRLCKAERQRYKHADLNDLERCLQATQSKRLRLISTDGVFSMDGDVAPLKEICDLAEKYNALVMVDECHATGFFGPNGRGAQEHCGVLGRIDLTTSTLGKALGGSIGGFTTGRKELIEMLRQRSRPYLFSNSLPPALVAASIAVIDLLTNTSELRTKLQENTKFFRTEMTNAGFTIIPGFHPIAPVMLGDAVLATNMARELLKEGIYVIGFSYPVVPKGKARIRTQMSAAHTPEQLTRAVEAFRKVGKQFGVVN, from the coding sequence ATGTATAGCGAAAATACTAAAGAACATTTTGGAAAGATCCTCGAAGAAATCAAACAAGCTGGTTTTTACAAAGAAGAACGGGTGATTGAAACCCCGCAGAGCCCGACAATCAAAGTCAATGGCAAGGAAGTCTTAAATTTTTGTGCCAATAATTATCTCGGACTTGCCGATAATCAGAGTTTGATTAAAGCCGCCCAAGCGGGTCTAGAACGCTGGGGCTTAGGCATGGCTTCGGTGCGATTTATTTGCGGCACACAGACAATTCATAAAGAACTAGAACAAAAAATCGCGAAATTTCACAATGCCGATGATACGATTCTCTATGCTGCCTGCTTTGACGCAAACGGCGGCGTATTTGAACCGTTACTCGGCGAAGAGGATGCCGTGATTAGCGATGAACTAAATCACGCCTCGATTATCGATGGAATCCGCCTCTGTAAGGCAGAACGTCAGCGCTATAAGCATGCCGATTTAAATGACCTCGAACGCTGCCTCCAAGCAACACAATCCAAGCGCCTGCGTTTGATTTCAACAGATGGGGTTTTTTCCATGGATGGAGATGTCGCTCCGCTGAAAGAGATTTGCGATTTAGCAGAAAAATATAATGCACTTGTAATGGTTGATGAATGCCATGCCACGGGATTTTTTGGCCCAAATGGACGCGGCGCTCAAGAGCACTGTGGCGTGCTCGGACGCATTGATTTAACAACTTCAACTCTCGGTAAAGCGCTAGGCGGTTCAATCGGTGGCTTTACAACTGGGCGTAAAGAACTAATTGAGATGTTACGCCAGCGCTCCCGGCCGTATCTTTTCAGTAATAGTTTGCCGCCGGCTCTCGTTGCCGCAAGTATTGCTGTGATTGACTTACTGACCAACACTTCAGAGCTTCGCACCAAGCTTCAAGAGAATACGAAATTTTTTAGAACTGAAATGACTAATGCTGGATTTACGATCATCCCCGGATTTCATCCGATTGCGCCGGTCATGCTCGGTGATGCAGTCTTAGCGACAAACATGGCACGAGAACTTCTCAAAGAAGGCATTTATGTAATTGGTTTTTCTTATCCCGTTGTGCCTAAGGGCAAGGCACGCATTCGCACCCAAATGTCAGCCGCACACACCCCTGAGCAACTGACACGCGCAGTTGAGGCCTTTAGGAAAGTTGGCAAACAGTTTGGCGTAGTAAATTAA